The following coding sequences are from one Capsicum annuum cultivar UCD-10X-F1 chromosome 3, UCD10Xv1.1, whole genome shotgun sequence window:
- the LOC107865066 gene encoding F-box protein At4g35930-like — MGKVSSNDGQSKTPKQKKQSRSTKGKYLRPGALAQLHYTKVAAAKSCADLGKKRVIVITSDETKDQAALQNDVIDKSSIFLSPMKFCYDSGNTPIDVSKQNKLQRTPKTPGASECIAESRLESLPMNLLV, encoded by the coding sequence ATGGGTAAAGTGTCATCCAATGATGGTCAATCCAAGACTCCAAAACAGAAAAAGCAGTCGAGGAGTACCAAGGGAAAGTATTTGAGACCAGGAGCTTTGGCACAACTACATTACACTAAGGTAGCCGCTGCTAAATCTTGTGCGGATCTTGGGAAAAAAAGGGTAATTGTAATAACTTCAGATGAAACAAAGGATCAAGCTGCACTTCAAAATGATGTTATTGATAAAAGTTCCATATTTTTATCACCCATGAAATTTTGTTATGATTCTGGGAATACACCCATTGATGTATCTAAGCAGAATAAATTGCAAAGGACACCAAAAACACCTGGTGCATCTGAGTGCATAGCAGAGTCAAGGCTCGAGTCTCTTCCAATGAATTTATTGGTATAG